A region of the Planktothrix tepida PCC 9214 genome:
TTCCTCGGACATCGGCAAATTGTTCTAACCGTTCCCAATTCACTTGTTTTTGATATTTTTCCCGATTTTCAGAGTTATTTAAAATAGCTGGAACTTGATAAAATCCGGGTTCTATGGTAACTAACATTCCGGGTTGTAAGGGTCGATTTAACCGCAAAAAGCACCAGCCAAACCGTTGACTTCTGACCCGTCCGGGTTCATATCCGGCTAAATCTCCTAAATCTTCCATGTCATGAACATCTAACCCTAGTAAATGCCCAATTCCATGGGGAAAAAATAAGGCGTGAGCATCCTGTTCTACTAAGTCTTCTGGACTTCCATTTAATATTCCTAATTCTACTAATCCTTCGGCGATAACCGTTGCTGCCATGCGATGAATATCTTCATATTCTATCCCCGGTCTAATAGAATCAATACAAATATCATGAGCCTTTAAAACTACTTGATAAATATCTCGTTGAGTTGAAGAAAAGGTTCCAGAAACAGGCCAAGTTCTGGTAATATCAGCAGCCCATCCCATCTCGGTTTCTGCTCCCACATCAGCTAATAATAAATCTCCAGTTTTGAGAGGATGATGATAGTGATTATTGTGTAAAACTTCTCCCTGTACCGTCACAATACTATTATAAGAACAGGTCATATTATGACTGATAATTACTCCTTCCATTGCTGCCCGAATTTGTGCTTCTAATTGAGCAGTTTTTGTTGCTTTAATTCCTGCTTTATGGGCTTCTACACTGACTTCTGCGGCTTGGCGTAATTCGTTTAATGCGACTTCATCATGGATTAAACGTAACGTAATAATCGCGTTTGTTAATTCTAAATCTATTCCTTTTGGTTCACTTGCGGATACAAGAGGACAGTTTAAAAGTTGACGTTGTTCTGAGG
Encoded here:
- a CDS encoding aminopeptidase P family protein, translated to MLFTPSPLLIDTLRQRRKKLSYLIDFPALLWSGCAVSRNFPANIYSFRASSHFLYFAGFPLENAAIRLDQGRLELFMDDPPEGSTLWHGEMPQRNQIAEFIGADAHYSLKELSNYLQDAATIVVQDPITASEQRQLLNCPLVSASEPKGIDLELTNAIITLRLIHDEVALNELRQAAEVSVEAHKAGIKATKTAQLEAQIRAAMEGVIISHNMTCSYNSIVTVQGEVLHNNHYHHPLKTGDLLLADVGAETEMGWAADITRTWPVSGTFSSTQRDIYQVVLKAHDICIDSIRPGIEYEDIHRMAATVIAEGLVELGILNGSPEDLVEQDAHALFFPHGIGHLLGLDVHDMEDLGDLAGYEPGRVRSQRFGWCFLRLNRPLQPGMLVTIEPGFYQVPAILNNSENREKYQKQVNWERLEQFADVRGIRIEDDILVTEKGTEILTKNLPTSIEEIEALIQQ